The genomic segment GACATTTTAATGTTCttgttttataataatatttttgatcctttaattattaatattgttagttaataattaaaaaaattaaattttaatatcagataaatattttaaggtGCAAATGACCTTTATAtcattgttttaatttagacatattcttttgaaaaaaaaatttctaccCATCCTCTATCAAAAACTTTAATTAATCgtaaaaaatagaattttgaataaaaaataaaaaattaataaaaaagataagagaagaaaagaaatgaaagactTTAATATAATTTCCATAGTATTGATGTCAGTGAatcttttattcttcaaatggcATAGGtcaaaaaatatcaataatttttttgtatttttttcttttaaatcacaattcttttagttaaaaaaaactaaagttGTAATTTTTCGAATTAAAACACCAATATGATGGGATTTTTTATATTGGTAGAGAGAGGCTTTGTTGATATTACTGAAAATTTAAGAACCTAGATAATAGGTGGTCATGTTGGTAAGTGGTATTGTGTATGCTACTATTAAGTGTAATAATCTTTTTGTAAAGCGTACTAAGCTTGGGTATCCCTTTTGTAAGGTAACCCAACACTCAAGTtggttcaattttttatagattttgTAAGGGATtgtaggttttttttttttttttggattagGAGAAGGGATTTGAATCTTATTCTTTGAGTAAGAAGATGATGTAttaactaataaactaaatgCTTAGCTGTAAGAAGTTTTGTAAGGTGCTGTGCAAAATCTTCAAACTAAACTGATGAAAACTTGAAACAACACTTTGTAACTTCTCTTCAGATGAATacaatgattttattttatttaaaaaaaaactaaagttgtgagaaaaagaaaaaatatccaaaaagagaagagaaaattcttgaagttacaaaaaaaaaaaagaattcaaaaaatGAGTGTTgattattacaaaatttttcgAGTGGATCAAAATGCCaaagatgaaaatttaaaaaaaaaaacttatccaaattcttttagtttttttttattaagatttttaaaagagAACAGAGATAATGTATTATTTTAAGAAGGTATTTgtgtttaaaatatttatgtaatattggattgtattttttttaattattgactAACAATGTTAAGAGTTAGAAGACTAAAAGTATTGttataaaaaaagagattaaattttccttttagaataattgaaaggttttttttttttcaaaatatctCCAACGCCATGCGACACTAGCAATTATTATGCTTAGGATTTACTTCAGTCTTGGTTTCATGGTTTGGTTTGATTTGAAATCATCTTTCTTTATTGGGAAGGTCGGTCCATATATTAAAGTTTTATAATGTTGGTAGGTCAATTAATTAAagtgttttgatttttagcaCGTTTGGTATGAGGAATAGCTATGCTATTCCCACTCCATTCCCAGctctttcctatgcctttgtttggTTTAAAATTGAGACATGGAGTAAAGATTCTGTAGGAATAAAAATTCTGTAAAATCGGTTAAAACTCAACCTTAGCTATCCCTTCTCTCTCCTTGGTAATATTTATTCCATGAGACAAGGAATagcttttaaatatataatgacTAAAATATCCCTTATaacctaaaaatattataactttaaacctataaatactttttttcttctcatttgcccttttctttctctctcttctcatcttctttcctctctcattctctctctaactggCACTCAACACCGACGACGGCGGCGATGGTGGCGGCAACAATCGAATATGGTCAGAAAGCGTTGATCTAGTCCTTTCCGACAACATTCAATCGAGATCCAATCAGATCTGGCACTCAACGGCCAGATCTGACCGCGAGAAGCATCGGATATGGTGCTTCCCGACTAGATCCTACGGTTGGATTTGACACTCCACGACCAGATCCAGCCGTTGGGAAGCATCGATCTGGTGTCGTAGTGGCCAGATCCAGCCACATGGTGCACCAGATCGCCGTTTTGTTACACCGGTCCCCTTTCCAGCGACTGAcccatgaaaaagaaaaaaagaaaaaggaaaaaaatagaataaaaaagaataaattatttataaaatttaaaatattaatattttatatataatttaaatattattaatattaatatgattaaaatattaatattttaaactattaatgttttatttattaaattattaatatattaaaattttaaagagtataaataaaaataaaaaatattaatattttaattaaaataatattaaattataaaataaaatattagtaattAGAATATTANcaaatttttatattatatttaaattattattaattatttttaataattaataaattattaatatttgaaaaataaaataaaaataaataattatatataaaataaatgatattttttttattttctatttttttcttcttctaaagctattgttaccaaccaaatattataataagtcataataattattcttacTTTATTCTATTCCCCATATCAAACTACGtaatacttattttattttatttccacgtaataactattttattttatttttatctatttcgTGAATCAAACGTGCCATTTGAGTTTTAAACTTACCCTGTTGACTATTGTTGAGTACATTGATTGAATTGGGTAAGCAGTGAATGAAGCAAAGATATCTCAAACAGGAGAGATTGAGATTCTCGACCAGCAATCAGAAAGAGGGATGAGTTATGCGTATATGGTATACCTCACCTCACTCCACCTTGCTTAACGTAGATTTTGTTTAGTTTTAGAAAAATTAGATTAGCACTCGTTCGAAGGAATTAAGTAACGTTATTTGGGgataatttataaatgtattatttaaaaataatacaaaaaaataaataataaatcaatagATAATGGAATTATGTGGAcatgttaatatatattacaaaACATCTTTAAACTCATTTGGTTTTTATAACAAAGTGAATAGGTTCTGTAAAAGTTAGAAAGCGGACAGGAGGCAACCTCATTGAGGCTGGCGCCTATAAATAGTATACCAACAAGTGCCCAAAAGGACGTCCCTCTCTCGCTCTCGCTCTGCTCCTCTCCATCTCCGTTTTCCTTGATACTTCTCAGATCTACAATAACTCGAGAAGCTGCGGAAAACTtacaaagaaataataataataaaacaaagaaCCATTTTACCAAATCCTTCGCATTTCATTTCACTTCAAATTTATCCGCTATTTTCACCTTTGTTTCTATTGTGATCTAAAAGATCATGGCTGGGGCTGTAGAGATTGAAACGGCGTCGCCGAACGTCATCAGCGAGGTGGAGATCTTAGCGGTTGACTTCGATCCGACGGCTGTGGTGGCCGAACCGTTGCCGCCGGTTGTAACGGCGGCGGACGGTGGGCCCAGCGAATcggaggaggaagaagaaggagtGGGGAAGCCGGTGAAGAAGAGCAGGGAGATTGTGTTGGGGAGGAACGTGCACACCTCGTGCCTGGCAGTCACGGAGCCAGAAGCTAACGATGAGTTCACCGGTGACAAGGACGCATACATGGCTGGAGTCTTGGCTCGATACCGCAAAACCCTCATGGAGCGGACCAAGCACCATTTAGGTAAACAAAATGTCTTTCATATTTAATGCAAGCTGTTAATTTGAGTTCATTTTCTgtttagttgttgtttaattGAGAGATTATATATTCATTTAACACACAAAGAACAGGGTAATGTGccttgtttcaaaaaaaacaaaaacaaaaagacagaaaaaataaaaagataatgtGCCTTAACTTTTTTTGAACATTTATGACGTAAATAAATATTGAGAGAAAGTGAGTTCGGTGTTGGTCTTTCTTAAAGGAGTACTTGTGAATTGAAAGATCTCAAATTTGTGTTCCGTTTGATTGTTGTTTGGATATTGAAAAAGTTgcttaaaagcaaaagcagATAGTAGAAAGCAAAAGCCCAGTTAactaaaaatgaagaaatgaataaaatgtaacaccaattttaatatgattgttataaaaatacttaaaatcatacattttgttatataaaaatttatatttttaagcTTTAGattcttaaaaaatattagttctttcttttccataaaaaatccaggtttttcccttttgctttcaaaaaaaaaaaaaaagcaagtaGCAAAAACATTAACCAATGGTAGCTTAACTTGCAAGGACTTTTAGTTATATTGATCCTGCCATTAATTTTCATTGAGGCCTTGCAATTTATAGGCTATTAATTGAAGTGCAACTTTTCAGGCTATCCTTATAATCTGGACTTCGAATATGGTGCGCTAGCTCAGTTACAGCATTTCTCGATCAACAATCTTGGAGATCCATTTATTGAGAGCAACTATGGTGTTCACTCAAGGCAGTTTGAAGTTGGTGTGTTGGATTGGTTTGCCCGTTTGTGGGAAATAGAGAAGAATGAATACTGGGGTTACATTACAAATTGTGGCACAGAAGGCAATCTTCATGGAATTTTAGTTGGGTTAGTGTTAGTTTAAAACTTGGTTACTTGCGTTTCAAACATcacatcttttttttttttaataattgggGAAAAAGGGATTTGAACCCTGCTCTTTACGCAGGGGATCATGCATCAACCAATGAACTAAATGCTCAGGTGTCAACATTGCATCTTATTGTAATTGAAAAGCATAAATGATAGATGATTGAATTTTGCAGGAGGGAAGTGTTTCCAGATGGAATTTTGTATGCATCACGGGAGTCACACTACTCTATCTTTAAAGCTGCTCGAATGTATCGAATGGAGTGTGTGAAAGTTGATACTCTGGTCTCGGGTGAGATTGATTGCAGTGACTTCAGAGTTAAGTTGCTCGCTAACAAGGACAAACCAGCAATAATCAATGTTAACATaggtctctctctctctctcatgcATATACATCCCCACACTGTCACAGAAATATGCCAACCAAATGTCGTGGGTTTTGTTTTAATGAGATAAATAACTTGGATAATAATGTTTACTGAAGGAACAACTGTTAAAGGAGCTGTAGATGACCTTGATCTTGTGATACAAACCCTTGAAGAAAGTGGATTTTCACATGATCGGTTCTACATTCATTGTGATGGAGCTTTGTTTGGACTCATGATGCCTTTTGTTAAACGGGTAAGTTATCACGTGTATAGCTTTTGTTTTAATGTGTGTTTGAGAGAAGCTAGCAAAGCTTGGTGGTCCCCTGAACTTTCCATCAATCATACCTTGCAAGTTGTGAGCAGAGTCAGCAGACTGCTTTTCTTCTGccaaatttgtaattttttaccTAGCAAGTCTAGCATGTTAAATGGTATGTGTTTCCTCTCGATTTGACTATAAAAACTGAATTAGCCTATAATTAGGGCTGAATTGACAGTGCGTCAGGATTTTTGCCTGAAGAACAGAGATAAAGTAACATAGTCTTTTGTCACTGTTAATGGTCTGTTTATATGCTAGTGCTTTGATTACTACGAACCTATGCTTTCTAAAATAATTCACCTGGATGAATTATGTGATTTGCTTTCTTGCCTTGGGTGCAACACTGCTAACCTTATAATAAATCTTCATGTTTGTTGACATGTTTAAAAGAAGTGAAAGGACTCAACATGGTTATTAAACATGTTTCCTATCTGTAAGTAGATGATGAGTTTGTGTATAATGTTATTCGTTTGTTCTCAAACTCTTATCTTACTGTGTTACTTTTTCTTCCTGTCTGGATGCCTTTTACCACTTAAGTTTGATAGTTGATATTATTCTTGGTGGTGAACAGGCACCAAAGGTTACTTTCAAGAAGCCCATTGGAAGTGTTAGTGTCTCCGGCCACAAGTTTGTGGGTTGTCCAATGCCTTGTGGTGTTCAGATCACAAGGATGGAGCACATTAATGTGCTCTCAAGCAATGTTGAATACCTTGCATCAAGGGATGCTACAATCATGGGAAGTCGGAATGGTCATGCTCCTATTTTTCTTTGGTATACTCTCAACAGAAAAGGTTATAAAGGGTTTCAAAAAGAAGTTCAGAAGTGCCTCAGAAATGCTCACTACTTGAAGGACCGGCTGCGTGGGGCTGGGATCAGTGCTATGCTTAATGAACTCAGCAGTACCGTTGTGTTTGAGCGGCCCCGGGATGAGGAGTTTGTTCGTAGGTGGCAACTAGCTTGTGAAGGGAATATAGCACATGTGGTGGTGATGCCAAATGTGACCATTGAGAAGCTGGATCTCTTCTTGGATGAATTAGTTGAAAAACGATCAACCTGGTATCAGGAAGAACATGATCAGCCTCCTTGTATTGCAGCAGATGTAGGGAAAGAGAATTGTGCTTGTGCTCTGCACAAgtgacaaaatgatcatttatcATGATTCAGAATTATTCCTCTGCTTTCTTGTAGTTTGACATTTGATTTTAGTGGAATCTAGATTTGATTCACAAGTATTTCCTTTTACCATAAAGGCTTTCGCATTCTCATGCTTGTTCCTTGCATTTCTCGAGTAAATGTTGTCGTAATTAGCAATGCCTAAAAAGTAGTGAGCATCATTCTCTTTTATCATTGACCTCGGGACCTTTCGGTTCACAGCCATatctatttttcatttcaaggATTATGTTGTTTAATTTGTCTGACATTTTTGAATTTGGGATGTAATATTCCCCAGATTCTACTTCCCAATAAGCAGAATCATATTCTAGATGAAATCTcctattcataaaaaaaaaaaaatcttagcCACCCTTTTCTTTTGAGCATTAAGTCTGCCCAAGGCAACAAGTCTAGTGTCATCCAAATCTTCCTGCCTCTGTCAACCAACATTTCCATAGGTAGAAGAACATCATGACCTATGCAAGGGTAAAACAAAACTTACCTTTGTACAGGATCTCTAAGACTTCTAAAGCCCAAAGGGCTTTCCACAATAACTCTTGCCACTTTTGTGGATTGAAAGCTTCTGATTcgtcattattatttttttaattgaagaaaggagaatttaaattttattttttaaataagatattatacactaattaataaattaaatacttaactatttgttttttttttatgctggaAGTTCTCGCAGGGCCCAGCTACTCtgtaatcattttattaaaaatcgAAAAAATTAAGTACAATGGGGAGGGGGACATAAACCGAACCTCCAGAGTTACAAGAGTTTGAGAAAGATAAAGAAAGTTACATGAAAtggtaaatttcattttatgtGCATATTTTTGAATGCTATCATAAAAGTGAAACTTTACCATATTACAAGGATCtaagtaataaaataacataaattaaataggagtactactcctttacatttatttaaaacGAACATatggtaaatttattttatctaatcTAATTATACCTCTAAGCTGACCTTCTACTTGTGAAAATACCTGTAGATTTTGGTGCGTATGCCCCTGATTTGAAAGATGATCTGCAGCCTGGTTCCCTTCTCTATAGATGTGTGAAATACGATAAGACAAAACATTCAAGCATCTACGGATCGAAGCTAGCAAATACCGAGTCTTGGAAGAACCCTGATGACCCTCATCTATCATTTGTACCACAACTTTTGCGTCCAT from the Theobroma cacao cultivar B97-61/B2 chromosome 8, Criollo_cocoa_genome_V2, whole genome shotgun sequence genome contains:
- the LOC18592588 gene encoding serine decarboxylase, with amino-acid sequence MAGAVEIETASPNVISEVEILAVDFDPTAVVAEPLPPVVTAADGGPSESEEEEEGVGKPVKKSREIVLGRNVHTSCLAVTEPEANDEFTGDKDAYMAGVLARYRKTLMERTKHHLGYPYNLDFEYGALAQLQHFSINNLGDPFIESNYGVHSRQFEVGVLDWFARLWEIEKNEYWGYITNCGTEGNLHGILVGREVFPDGILYASRESHYSIFKAARMYRMECVKVDTLVSGEIDCSDFRVKLLANKDKPAIINVNIGTTVKGAVDDLDLVIQTLEESGFSHDRFYIHCDGALFGLMMPFVKRAPKVTFKKPIGSVSVSGHKFVGCPMPCGVQITRMEHINVLSSNVEYLASRDATIMGSRNGHAPIFLWYTLNRKGYKGFQKEVQKCLRNAHYLKDRLRGAGISAMLNELSSTVVFERPRDEEFVRRWQLACEGNIAHVVVMPNVTIEKLDLFLDELVEKRSTWYQEEHDQPPCIAADVGKENCACALHK